A genomic stretch from Burkholderia pyrrocinia includes:
- the ugpA gene encoding sn-glycerol-3-phosphate ABC transporter permease UgpA: protein MQSRSRFGTSLVPYLLIAPQLAITAVFFLWPAGVALWQSTQMQDAFGTSSEFVGFANFTHLFADPLYLDSFRTTLVFSSLVTVSGLVVSLLLAACADRVIRGARVYRTLLIWPYAVAPTIAAVLWAFLFNPSIGLITYALAKGGIVWNHALNGEQAMFLVVLASVWKQVSYNFLFFYAGLQAIPRSLIEAAAIDGAGPVRRFFNIVLPLLSPTSFFLLVVNLVYAFFDTFPVIDAATGGGPAQSTKTLIYKIFAEGFQGLDIGSSGAQSVVLMIIVVGLTVIQFRFVERRVQYA, encoded by the coding sequence ATGCAATCCCGTTCCCGCTTCGGTACGAGCCTGGTGCCGTACCTGCTGATCGCGCCGCAGCTCGCGATCACCGCCGTGTTCTTCCTGTGGCCGGCCGGCGTCGCGCTGTGGCAGTCGACGCAGATGCAGGACGCGTTCGGCACGTCGAGCGAATTCGTCGGCTTCGCGAACTTCACGCACCTGTTCGCCGATCCGCTGTACCTCGATTCGTTTCGCACGACGCTCGTGTTCAGCTCGCTCGTCACGGTGAGCGGGCTCGTCGTGTCGCTGCTGCTCGCCGCGTGCGCCGACCGCGTGATCCGCGGCGCGCGCGTGTACCGCACGCTGCTGATCTGGCCATACGCGGTCGCACCGACGATCGCGGCCGTGCTGTGGGCATTCCTGTTCAACCCGAGCATCGGCCTGATCACCTATGCGCTCGCGAAGGGCGGCATCGTGTGGAACCATGCGCTGAACGGCGAGCAGGCGATGTTCCTCGTCGTGCTCGCGTCGGTGTGGAAACAGGTGAGCTACAACTTCCTGTTTTTCTACGCGGGCCTGCAGGCGATCCCGCGCTCGCTGATCGAGGCGGCGGCGATCGACGGCGCGGGGCCGGTGCGGCGCTTCTTCAACATCGTGTTGCCATTGCTGTCGCCGACGAGTTTCTTCCTGCTGGTCGTGAATCTCGTCTACGCGTTCTTCGACACCTTCCCGGTGATCGACGCGGCCACCGGCGGCGGCCCGGCGCAGAGCACGAAGACGCTGATCTACAAGATCTTCGCGGAGGGCTTCCAGGGGCTCGACATCGGCAGCTCGGGCGCACAGTCGGTCGTGCTGATGATCATCGTCGTCGGGCTTACGGTGATCCAGTTCCGCTTCGTCGAACGCAGGGTGCAATACGCATGA